The Alistipes finegoldii DSM 17242 DNA segment GCGGGTGCGCCGAGAGGTAGTGACCGATCATCTCGCGCTCCTTGGCGAGCGTTTCGAGCTGGCTCCAATCGGCGCATGCGGGCAGCACGGGGCGCTGGATGTCAACGTGTCCGCCGCCGCCGAAGAGGCTCTGCTGGGCGTTGTTCTTCTCGGCCTGAAAACGCTGGCCGTAACGCATCAGCTGCTCGATGAAGGTCACGCCCGTATTGTCGCGCGCGTCCGCACCGAAGAACTTGCCGCGGTGGAAGCCCGATATCGAGTCGAAACCTCCGGCATAGGCCAGATTCTCGAAACACTTGCGGTTTACGGCCGAGAAGTTCACACGCTCCATCAGGTCGTATATGTCCTTGAAACGGCCGTTGGCGTTGCGCTCCGCGATGATGCTCTCCACGGCGGCTTCGCCGACGCCTTTCACGGCCTCCAGACCGAAGCGCACGTCGCCCGCCTTGTTGGACGAGAAGGTGCGCATCGACTCGTTGATGTCCGGACCGAGCACACGGATTCCCATGCGCTTGCACTCGTTCATGTAGAGCGTGAGCTGCTTGATGTCCGCGAGGTTTCGGCTCAGCAGGGCCGCCATGAACTCCGAAGGGTAGTGGGCCTTCAGGTAGCCGGTCTGGTAAGCGACATAGGCATAGCAGGTCGAGTGCGACTTGTTGAAGGCATAGGAGGCGAACGCCTCCCAGTCGCCCCAGATCTTGTCGCAGATCTTCTCGTCATGTCCGCGCTGCTTACACCCCTCGATGAACTTGGGCTTCATCTTGTCCAGCACGTCGCGCTTCTTCTTACCCATGGCCTTGCGCAGCGTGTCGGCCTCGCCGCCCGTGAAGCCGGCGAGTTTCTGCGACAGCAGCATGACCTGCTCCTGATAGACCGTGATGCCGTAGGTGTCGTTCAGATACTCCTCCATGTCGGCGATCTCGTAGGTCACCGGCTCCTGCCCGTGCTTGCGGGCGATGAAGTTGGGAATGTACTCCATCGGGCCGGGCCGGTAGAGGGCGTTCATGGCGATCAGGTCCTCGAAGCGGTTGGGCTTCAGGTTGCGCAGGTGCTTTTTCATACCGGGGGACTCGAACTGGAACAGGCCGGTCGTGTCGCCGCGGGCGAAAACCTCGTAGGTCGGCGCGTCGTCGAGCGAAATGCCGTCTATGTCCACATCGACGCCGTGCACCGCCTTGACGTTCTCCACGGCGTCCTTGATGATCGACAGCGTGCGCAGTCCCAGAAAGTCCATCTTGATCAGGCCGACGCTTTCGACCTCCTTGCCCTCGAACTCCACCACGTTCAGCTCGGCATCCTTGGCAATGGCCATCGGCGCGAACTTTTCGAGGTCGTCCTGACCGATGATCACGCCGCAGGCATGCACGCCCGTCTGGCGGATCGAGCCCTCCAGCTTCTCGGCGTATTTGAGCGTATTGCGGATCAGCTGGTTGGGCGACTCGCGCTCGGCGGCCAGCTCCGGAGACTCCTTGTAGACGAAATCGAACGGCGTCTCGCCGTGTTTCTTGTCGGGCGTGACCTTGTCGGGCACCAGCTTCGAAAGGCGGTCGCTTTCCGAGAGGGCCAGCTTCTGCACGCGGGCGACGTCCTTGATGGCCATCTTGGGGGCCATCGTGCCGAACGTCACGATCTGGGCCACGCGCTTCTGGCCGTACTTCTGCACGCAGTAGCGCAGCACGTCGGCGCGGCCGTCCTCGTCGAAGTCCACATCGACATCGGGGAGGGAGATGCGTTCGGGATTGAGGAAACGCTCGAACAGCAGGTCGTATTTCAGCGGGTCGATATTGGTGATCTTCAGACAGTAGGCGACCACCGAACCGGCGGCCGAGCCACGGCCGGGTCCCACCGACACGCCCATTTCGCGTGCGGCGCGGATATAGTCCCACACGATCAGGAAGTAGCCCGGAAATCCCATCCACTCGATCGTGCTCAGCTCGTATTTGATGCGCTCCTCGGTCTTTTCGTCCAGCACGTCGCCGTAACGCATGTGCGCGCCCTTGTAGGTCAGGTCCTTGAGGTAACAGTACTGTTTGGCGACCATCAACCGGTCCGAAAGCTCCTTGTCGCCGGCCACCAGCTCCTCCAGCTCCGGAACGGTGGCGCAGGCGCCGATCTTCGCCAGCATCTCCTCGTCCTCGATCTTCTTGACGAACGACTCGCGCAGTTCGCCGAGGGCGATCGGGAAATCCTCCGGCGGCGGGAAGTTGGGCATCAGCGGGGCGTGCGTCAGCTTGTAATCCTCGCACTTGTCGGCGATTTCGAGCGTCGTGGCCAACGCTTCGGGATGGTCCGGGAAGAGCGCCGCCATCTCTTCGGGCGACTTGAGATACTCTTGAAACGTATAGCGCATACGGTTCGGATCGTCCAGATCGCGGCCCGTATTGAGACAGATCAGATGGTCGTGCGCCACGGCATCCTCGGCGAGGATGAAGTGCACGTCGTTCGAACAGATATACTTGACGCCGTATTTGGCCGCCAGCTCCAGAATCACCTTATTGACGCGCAGCTGGTTTTCGTAGACGTCCGCGTCCTTCTGCGGATCGCCCGAAGGGTGCAGCTGCAGTTCGAGGTAATAGTCTTCGCCGAAGATGTTCTTGAACCACTGGACCACGCGCTCGGCCTCCTCGATGTCGTTGTGCATGATGGCCTGCGGCACTTCGCCGCCCAAGCACGCCGAGCAGCAGATCAGCCCCTCGTGATACTGTTCGATCAGCTGCTTGTCGATACGCGGCTTGTAATAGAATCCCTCGGTAAACGAGTAGGAGACCATCTTGCAGAGGTTGTGATAGCCTTCGAGGTTCTTGGCCAGCAGGATCAGGTGGTCGCCGGCCTTCTCGTCCTTGTCCTTCTCGAAGCGGTTTTTCACCACGTAGACCTCGCAGCCCAGAATCGGCTTGACCCCGGCGTCCGTGGCGGTATCGTGGAAGTTCTTGACGCCGTACATGTTGCCGTGGTCGGTAATGGCGATGGCGTTCATGCCGAGGGCCTTGGCCCGCTTGATGAGCGGCTTGATGGCGGCGGCGCCGTCGAGGATCGAATACTGGGTATGTACGTGCAGATGGACGAAATCGGGCATGGTTCTAACTCCTGTTTTTATGGCTGAACAAAGATAGCGATATTTCCGCAGATTTCGTGGCAGGGCTATTGCATTTTATCAACAAAATGCTTAACTTTAAATATCCAACCAATACCGAGAAATTATGCAAGACGAAACCATGGTTGTATTAGCGGAATACAACACCATCACCGAAGCCGAGATCGCCAAATCGATGCTCGACAGCGCAGGTATCTGGTCGATGATCCGCAACGAATATATGTCGGCCATATACCCCATAGGCACCATGCCCGCACAGGTCGTCGTCCGCGAGGAGGACGCCGAGAAAGCCAAAGCGATGCTGCGGCACAGATAGAACGGCAAGAGCTTCCGGAGGTTCCGGAAGCTCTTGTTTTATCGTCGGGGCGGTCGGCCCGCCAACGGGACGGTCTCACGCTTCCGCCGGCCGGATTCGTCTCCGCCCGGCGTTCCGGGAGCGTCATTCGGCCATCCCCAGAAAATTGACCCCGTATTCATAGGCGGTCCGCTGGGGCACTCCGCGCACCTTGCGGGGCGTCCATTTGCCCTTACTGCTCCTGATGACGCGGATCATCTCGCGCGACAGCTTCTCGTCGGGCGACTTGATTACCTCGCCGATGGTGATTTTCCCGTCGGGTTCGATGTAGAAGCGCACGCGCACGACGCCTTCGCCCTTCGCGCCGCGGCCGGTGAACCTTCCGTCATAACGCAGGCGCATCGTCAGCCGCCAGCTGTAGGTCGTCGGCTTCCCGTCCTTCATCGCCGGAGTCCACTTTTCGAGCCGCCCCAGCGCCTCGGTCATCGCCTCGCGCGTGGGGGGCGTCGCCGGCTCCACGCCGACCGAATCCTTTCCTTCGCACGTGTTGTCCAGAAACCGCCACTGCGTCACATTTCCCGTCTCATCGACCGTAAAGCCAACGACGACCTGCGACGAAAACTCGGCGGCGGGAATCTGCGCCGCATCGACGATCTTCTCGGTCTCGCCGATAAGACGCGCCATAAAAACGCTTCGCATCCGACCCCTGAAAGCGGGGCGGCACGGTCTCCTGAGCCGCGGCGCCGCACCACACGGCCAGCGCCGACAAACAGATAGCCATTCGCTTCATACTGCTGTTGTTTTTCAAGGTCATTCGTTCCAAATCCGCCACGAGGCCTCGGCCTGTTCGCACAGCATCGTTTCGCCGTTGAGAATATGCGCCCCCCGCTGACGTCCGTAGTCGAGGAACTGCGTCAGGGGCGGGTTGTACACCAGATCCAACAGATAGTGTCCGGGCGTCACGAAACCGTAGGGAATCCGCGGCGCGGCATCGACGGCGGGGTAGGTCCCCACGGGCGAAGCGTTGACGATCAGACGGCTCCGCTCCACGACTTCGCACGGCAGATCGTCGTAGGTATAGTTGCCCTTCGCCGTGTCGCGCGACACCAGATCGAACGGGATTCCGCGCTCGGCCAACACATACTGCACGGCCTGCGAAGCGCCGCCCGTCCCCAGCACCAGCGCATGTTCGGGCTGTTCCCCGCCCAGCAGTTCGTCGAGCGAGGCGCGCAGTCCGACCACATCCGTATTATGGCCCGTCAGCGAGCCGTCGGCCGCACGGCGCACACAGTTCACGGCCCCGATCATCCGGGCGTCGTGGGAAAGGGCGTCGAGCAGCGGCATCACCTCGCGTTTGTAAGGTATCGTGACGTTGAATCCGCACAGGTCGGGCGTACGGGCCAGCAACCCCTCCAGCGCGCCGATGTCCGGCAGTTCATACAGCGCATAGGCGCAGTCCGCAATCCCTTCCCGCTCGAATTTGGCGGCGAAATAGGCAGCCGAAGCCGAGTGCCCCAGCGGGCGTCCGATCAGTCCGTAACGACGCATGGCCTACTCCTCCCGTTTTTTCACGACGATACGCGCCGCCAGCTCGATGCAGTAGATCGTGAGAAACCCCACGACGCAGAGCACGACGGCCTCGCCCAGCAGGGCGTCCTGCTGCGCAAGGGCTTCGAAACGCCCCGGCGCGACGTTGCGCTCAACGAGCGGCATGATCTTGCCGTGGCTGTCAGTATAGGTCTCGACGACCTCCTTCCACGGCCACACCTTGTTGAGCGAACCGACCATGAACCCCATGAGCACCGCGACCGTCACGTCGTGCCAGTGCTTCAGCAGCCATGAGAGCAGGTGCGAAAAGCTGATGATGCCCGCCGCGGCGCCCACGACGAAAATCACGATGACGGGAACGTTCAGATCGCCCACGGCCTGCATGATGAACTGGTACTTGCCCAACAGCAGCAGGATGAAGGCGCCCGAAATACCGGGCAGAATCATCGCACAGATGGCGATCGCGCCCGAAAGCAGGATAAACCACCACGTATCGGGCGTCTCGGCGGGCGTGGCGACGGTGATCCACCACGCCGCGGCGGCGCCGATCAGACATGCCGCGACGGTCTGCACCCGCCAGCGTCCGATCTGCTTGGCCACCAGCAGCGCCGAAGCGACGATCAGACCGAAGAAAAACGACCAGATGGCGATCGGATGGTTCGTGAGCAGGTAGGTCATCAGCCGGGCCAGCGAGAAAATCGCAATGGCGATGCCCAGCAGCACGGGCAGCAGGAATCGGCCGTTGATATGCCGCCAGAATTCTTTCAGCCGCAGCGTGCCGAGCAGCCGCAGGGCGGTGGCGTCGACGCTTTTGATCGATTCGATCAGTTCTTCGTAGATGCCCGAAATGAAGGCGATCGTGCCGCCCGAAACTCCGGGAACGACGTCGGCCATGCCCATGGCGCAGCCCTTGAGCGTAAGTAACAGATATTGGGAAAACTTCATAATCCTGATTTTAGCCACAAATATAATAAAATTGCGGGAATCGCACACACTCCGCCAACAGACGCTCCGCACGAAGAGAGCGTGCGACAGGTTTCCGGCATCGAAAACACCCCTGCCAGAGCCAAACTCCGACAGGGGTGGAATCGTTGAAACCGGACATGCCCGACAGCCTTATTCCGGCCGGGAAGGCTATACGCCGACCTTCTCGCGCTCCCGGCGCTCGAAGAATTCGGGTTTGCTGCGCCGGATAAAAGCGACGACCTCGCTCAGTCCGTCCGAAAATTTCTCGAAATCCTCCTTATACAGGAAAATCTTGTGCCGGTCGTACGAAAAACTGCCGTCGGGGTTGGTCACCTTGCGGCTCTCGGTTATCGTCAGGAAATAGTCGCCGCCGCGCGTGCCCCGCACATCGAAAAAGTAGGTGCGCCGGCCGGCTTTCACGGCCTTGGTCAGAATCTGGTCTCCATATTCCTCCGCGTCGCGGCGAGGCGTTGTCTGGGGTGTCATGGCGTGGTAGTTTTGGGATTGGGCTAGGATTAATTTTGTATAACGAATATAAGCAATTTAATCCTAAAATCCAAAACTTTCCGCCTTAATTTTCAGGCATCAGCAGCGGGGCTCCCTCACGTTCCCAGCCGCCGAGAATCTCCACCGCACGCCGATAGGCGCCGTTCTGCGCCGGGTTCATCACCCGGTAGAAAGCCCCCGTATCGAACAGCCGCTGCGCCACGAGCGCCTTCAGCTGGACGCGCATCAGCGGCTCCGATGCCGCAAAACCCGCCTCGTCGAACTCCACGCCGCGCTCCGCCCCCAGCGCCGTCAGGCCCGTGAGCATCTCCTTCCCGACGCCGAAAGCGGCGTCGAAAGCGGCGAAATCGGGGTAGGCGCGCTCCAGCCTGCCGCGCTCGCGGTCCATGTACGAGATGACGTATTCATTGACCACGCCGCGGCGGATCAGATTGGCGTAGTAAACCGAGAATCCCGCAGTATCGGCTTCGACCATGACATCGGGACGGATGCCGCCGCCCCCGTAGACCGTGCGGCCCGTGCGCAGGGTCCGGTACTCCGGCGCCCCGGCGTCGAGCGAATCGCGCACCGCATCGTCGTAGCGGCGCAGGTGGTCGAGGTAGTATTCGCGGCGTTTGCCCTTCTCGTAGGGACGCTGGATCACACGCCCCGAAGGGGTGTGGTAACGGGCCACGGTGATACGCACGGCCGAGCCGTCGCCGAGTCCGATCTGACGCTGCACCAGCCCCTTGCCGAAGCTCGGACGGCCCACGACCACGCCGCGGTCCCAATCCTGCACGGCCCCGGCGACGATCTCGCTGGCCGATGCCGAGTTCTCGTCGATCAGCACCGCCAGAGGCCCGTCGGGCGCCTCACCGTCGTGCGGATTGCGCAGCGACATCGGCGGCACGGCGCGTCCTTCGGTCGAGACGACCAGCGCGCCCCGCGGCAGGAAGAACCCGGCCATTTCGACCGCCTGCTCCAGCAATCCGCCGCCGTTGCCCCGCAGGTCGAGGATCAGGCTGCCGGGTTTGCCCAGTTTGTCGAACGCCTCGCGGAACTCCGACATCGTCGTACGTCCGAAACGATTGACCTTGATATAGCCCACGCCGTCGGCGGCCATATAGGCCGCATCGACCGTGTTGAGCGGAATCTTGTCGCGGACGATCACGAAATGCAGCGGCGCCGGCTCCCCGTGGCGCACGACGTCGATTTCGACCCGCGTGCCGGTCTTGCCGCGCAGGTGCTTCGGCACGTCGGTCTGCTTGAAGCCCACGGCGTCGAGCGTGTCAATGCGCACGATGCGGTCGTTGGGCATGACGCCCACGCGCTCGGCAGGCCCGCCGACGATCGTATTGACCACGATCACCGTATCCC contains these protein-coding regions:
- the dnaE gene encoding DNA polymerase III subunit alpha, with translation MPDFVHLHVHTQYSILDGAAAIKPLIKRAKALGMNAIAITDHGNMYGVKNFHDTATDAGVKPILGCEVYVVKNRFEKDKDEKAGDHLILLAKNLEGYHNLCKMVSYSFTEGFYYKPRIDKQLIEQYHEGLICCSACLGGEVPQAIMHNDIEEAERVVQWFKNIFGEDYYLELQLHPSGDPQKDADVYENQLRVNKVILELAAKYGVKYICSNDVHFILAEDAVAHDHLICLNTGRDLDDPNRMRYTFQEYLKSPEEMAALFPDHPEALATTLEIADKCEDYKLTHAPLMPNFPPPEDFPIALGELRESFVKKIEDEEMLAKIGACATVPELEELVAGDKELSDRLMVAKQYCYLKDLTYKGAHMRYGDVLDEKTEERIKYELSTIEWMGFPGYFLIVWDYIRAAREMGVSVGPGRGSAAGSVVAYCLKITNIDPLKYDLLFERFLNPERISLPDVDVDFDEDGRADVLRYCVQKYGQKRVAQIVTFGTMAPKMAIKDVARVQKLALSESDRLSKLVPDKVTPDKKHGETPFDFVYKESPELAAERESPNQLIRNTLKYAEKLEGSIRQTGVHACGVIIGQDDLEKFAPMAIAKDAELNVVEFEGKEVESVGLIKMDFLGLRTLSIIKDAVENVKAVHGVDVDIDGISLDDAPTYEVFARGDTTGLFQFESPGMKKHLRNLKPNRFEDLIAMNALYRPGPMEYIPNFIARKHGQEPVTYEIADMEEYLNDTYGITVYQEQVMLLSQKLAGFTGGEADTLRKAMGKKKRDVLDKMKPKFIEGCKQRGHDEKICDKIWGDWEAFASYAFNKSHSTCYAYVAYQTGYLKAHYPSEFMAALLSRNLADIKQLTLYMNECKRMGIRVLGPDINESMRTFSSNKAGDVRFGLEAVKGVGEAAVESIIAERNANGRFKDIYDLMERVNFSAVNRKCFENLAYAGGFDSISGFHRGKFFGADARDNTGVTFIEQLMRYGQRFQAEKNNAQQSLFGGGGHVDIQRPVLPACADWSQLETLAKEREMIGHYLSAHPLDDYKIIINHMCKTQLTELENLEALKGQEIAVAGMVVSVQNLITKTGKPWGKFVLEDYNGTHEFALFSRDYENFRKYLFSDYFLFVRGRVQPKPYNDKELEFKIISMVQLSEMRDTMIKEMNVLLPVEDVTPTLVRELTEKVKEAKGETLFRISVIDREAHVSLSLFSKSHKVSLTQSLVSYLDDNEIKYSIA
- a CDS encoding DUF2007 domain-containing protein: MQDETMVVLAEYNTITEAEIAKSMLDSAGIWSMIRNEYMSAIYPIGTMPAQVVVREEDAEKAKAMLRHR
- a CDS encoding energy transducer TonB; the encoded protein is MARLIGETEKIVDAAQIPAAEFSSQVVVGFTVDETGNVTQWRFLDNTCEGKDSVGVEPATPPTREAMTEALGRLEKWTPAMKDGKPTTYSWRLTMRLRYDGRFTGRGAKGEGVVRVRFYIEPDGKITIGEVIKSPDEKLSREMIRVIRSSKGKWTPRKVRGVPQRTAYEYGVNFLGMAE
- a CDS encoding shikimate dehydrogenase family protein → MRRYGLIGRPLGHSASAAYFAAKFEREGIADCAYALYELPDIGALEGLLARTPDLCGFNVTIPYKREVMPLLDALSHDARMIGAVNCVRRAADGSLTGHNTDVVGLRASLDELLGGEQPEHALVLGTGGASQAVQYVLAERGIPFDLVSRDTAKGNYTYDDLPCEVVERSRLIVNASPVGTYPAVDAAPRIPYGFVTPGHYLLDLVYNPPLTQFLDYGRQRGAHILNGETMLCEQAEASWRIWNE
- a CDS encoding DUF368 domain-containing protein, which codes for MKFSQYLLLTLKGCAMGMADVVPGVSGGTIAFISGIYEELIESIKSVDATALRLLGTLRLKEFWRHINGRFLLPVLLGIAIAIFSLARLMTYLLTNHPIAIWSFFFGLIVASALLVAKQIGRWRVQTVAACLIGAAAAWWITVATPAETPDTWWFILLSGAIAICAMILPGISGAFILLLLGKYQFIMQAVGDLNVPVIVIFVVGAAAGIISFSHLLSWLLKHWHDVTVAVLMGFMVGSLNKVWPWKEVVETYTDSHGKIMPLVERNVAPGRFEALAQQDALLGEAVVLCVVGFLTIYCIELAARIVVKKREE
- a CDS encoding DUF3276 family protein, whose amino-acid sequence is MTPQTTPRRDAEEYGDQILTKAVKAGRRTYFFDVRGTRGGDYFLTITESRKVTNPDGSFSYDRHKIFLYKEDFEKFSDGLSEVVAFIRRSKPEFFERREREKVGV
- a CDS encoding S41 family peptidase; translation: MRIVLLFFTALFALPLAAQETGAAQQLRKLMQVYRYLDGLYVDEVEMGPLVESAIEGMLEELDPHSAYIGAEDMKGVQESFDGEFSGIGIEFNVLRDTVIVVNTIVGGPAERVGVMPNDRIVRIDTLDAVGFKQTDVPKHLRGKTGTRVEIDVVRHGEPAPLHFVIVRDKIPLNTVDAAYMAADGVGYIKVNRFGRTTMSEFREAFDKLGKPGSLILDLRGNGGGLLEQAVEMAGFFLPRGALVVSTEGRAVPPMSLRNPHDGEAPDGPLAVLIDENSASASEIVAGAVQDWDRGVVVGRPSFGKGLVQRQIGLGDGSAVRITVARYHTPSGRVIQRPYEKGKRREYYLDHLRRYDDAVRDSLDAGAPEYRTLRTGRTVYGGGGIRPDVMVEADTAGFSVYYANLIRRGVVNEYVISYMDRERGRLERAYPDFAAFDAAFGVGKEMLTGLTALGAERGVEFDEAGFAASEPLMRVQLKALVAQRLFDTGAFYRVMNPAQNGAYRRAVEILGGWEREGAPLLMPEN